A single region of the Sorghum bicolor cultivar BTx623 chromosome 7, Sorghum_bicolor_NCBIv3, whole genome shotgun sequence genome encodes:
- the LOC8071036 gene encoding uncharacterized protein LOC8071036 isoform X1, whose amino-acid sequence MKKPNPILTVLSAASIGFLIGVSFPLRIAPTVVFPFSLGDGNCIVSGRNILARFSTPFGNSTSTAEGTPVLQQSNATSDSEKTAPLEKTKPKGAERLPPNIVVRESDLHMRRLWGHPREDTPPRKYLLVLTVGYSDRDNVNAMVHKFSDNFDVMLFHYDGRTTEWDEFEWSKQAIHVSARKQAKWWYAKRFMHPSIVAPYEYVFLWDHDLGVETFDAEEYIKIVKKHGLEISQPGLDIVRGVKSFDINVRRNDTEIHTSTSAGKCSTIDVHQRPCSGFVEVMAPVLTREAWSCVWHMIQNDLVHGWGLDWNFWRCVDEPEQQIGVVDAQYVAHHEGFTLGNKDNDTVDGSRRKVRLRSSAEFGMLKARLYNADRAQAAALLAKSNAAPPS is encoded by the exons ATGAAGAAACCAAATCCGATCCTTACGGTGTTGTCTGCGGCATCAATCGGTTTCTTGATCGGCGTCTCTTTTCCCTTACGAATCGCACCAACGGTGGTATTCCCGTTCAGCCTGGGTGATGGAAACTGCATCGTCAGCGGCAGGAACATACTTGCCAGATTTTCAACACCCTTCGGAAATAGCACTTCTACAGCAGAGGGGACTCCTGTGCTGCAGCAGTCAAATGCCACTTCGGATTCAGAG AAGACTGCTCCGCTGGAAaaaacaaaaccaaaaggcGCGGAGCGGCTACCACCAAACATCGTTGTTCGAGAGTCTGATCTTCACATGCGCCGGCTTTGGGGACACCCGCGTGAG GACACCCCCCCTCGCAAATACCTCCTGGTGCTGACAGTGGGTTACAGCGATAGAGACAACGTCAATGCGATGGTTCACAAG TTCTCAGACAATTTCGATGTGATGTTGTTCCACTACGACGGTCGGACGACAGAGTGGGATGAGTTCGAGTGGTCCAAGCAAGCCATTCATGTCAGCGCCAGGAAGCAGGCCAAATG GTGGTACGCCAAGAGGTTCATGCACCCCAGCATCGTGGCGCCCTATGAGTACGTCTTCCTGTGGGACCACGACCTCGGAGTTGAGACCTTCGACGCGGAGGAGTACATCAAGATTGTAAAGAAGCACGGGCTGGAGATTTCGCAGCCGGGCCTGGACATCGTCAGGGGGGTCAAGAGCTTTGATATCAATGTCAGAAGGAACGACACTGAGATACACAC GTCAACGTCTGCAGGGAAGTGCAGTACTATTGACGTGCACCAGCGGCCGTGTAGCGGGTTCGTGGAGGTGATGGCTCCCGTCTTGACCAGAGAGGCCTGGAGTTGCGTGTGGCACATGATCCAGAACGACCTGGTACACGGCTGGGGTCTCGACTGGAACTTCTGGAGATGCGTCGAT GAGCCTGAGCAGCAGATCGGTGTGGTCGACGCGCAGTACGTGGCGCATCACGAGGGGTTTACGCTCGGAAACAAGGACAACGACACCGTGGATGGAAGCCGCCGCAAGGTCAGGCTCCGGTCCTCAGCTGAGTTTGGCATGTTGAAAGCCAGATTGTACAATGCGGACAGGGCCCAGGCCGCAGCTCTTCTTGCAAAATCCAATGCAGCGCCACCGTCATAA
- the LOC8071036 gene encoding uncharacterized protein LOC8071036 isoform X2 produces MKKPNPILTVLSAASIGFLIGVSFPLRIAPTVVFPFSLGDGNCIVSGRNILARFSTPFGNSTSTAEGTPVLQQSNATSDSETAPLEKTKPKGAERLPPNIVVRESDLHMRRLWGHPREDTPPRKYLLVLTVGYSDRDNVNAMVHKFSDNFDVMLFHYDGRTTEWDEFEWSKQAIHVSARKQAKWWYAKRFMHPSIVAPYEYVFLWDHDLGVETFDAEEYIKIVKKHGLEISQPGLDIVRGVKSFDINVRRNDTEIHTSTSAGKCSTIDVHQRPCSGFVEVMAPVLTREAWSCVWHMIQNDLVHGWGLDWNFWRCVDEPEQQIGVVDAQYVAHHEGFTLGNKDNDTVDGSRRKVRLRSSAEFGMLKARLYNADRAQAAALLAKSNAAPPS; encoded by the exons ATGAAGAAACCAAATCCGATCCTTACGGTGTTGTCTGCGGCATCAATCGGTTTCTTGATCGGCGTCTCTTTTCCCTTACGAATCGCACCAACGGTGGTATTCCCGTTCAGCCTGGGTGATGGAAACTGCATCGTCAGCGGCAGGAACATACTTGCCAGATTTTCAACACCCTTCGGAAATAGCACTTCTACAGCAGAGGGGACTCCTGTGCTGCAGCAGTCAAATGCCACTTCGGATTCAGAG ACTGCTCCGCTGGAAaaaacaaaaccaaaaggcGCGGAGCGGCTACCACCAAACATCGTTGTTCGAGAGTCTGATCTTCACATGCGCCGGCTTTGGGGACACCCGCGTGAG GACACCCCCCCTCGCAAATACCTCCTGGTGCTGACAGTGGGTTACAGCGATAGAGACAACGTCAATGCGATGGTTCACAAG TTCTCAGACAATTTCGATGTGATGTTGTTCCACTACGACGGTCGGACGACAGAGTGGGATGAGTTCGAGTGGTCCAAGCAAGCCATTCATGTCAGCGCCAGGAAGCAGGCCAAATG GTGGTACGCCAAGAGGTTCATGCACCCCAGCATCGTGGCGCCCTATGAGTACGTCTTCCTGTGGGACCACGACCTCGGAGTTGAGACCTTCGACGCGGAGGAGTACATCAAGATTGTAAAGAAGCACGGGCTGGAGATTTCGCAGCCGGGCCTGGACATCGTCAGGGGGGTCAAGAGCTTTGATATCAATGTCAGAAGGAACGACACTGAGATACACAC GTCAACGTCTGCAGGGAAGTGCAGTACTATTGACGTGCACCAGCGGCCGTGTAGCGGGTTCGTGGAGGTGATGGCTCCCGTCTTGACCAGAGAGGCCTGGAGTTGCGTGTGGCACATGATCCAGAACGACCTGGTACACGGCTGGGGTCTCGACTGGAACTTCTGGAGATGCGTCGAT GAGCCTGAGCAGCAGATCGGTGTGGTCGACGCGCAGTACGTGGCGCATCACGAGGGGTTTACGCTCGGAAACAAGGACAACGACACCGTGGATGGAAGCCGCCGCAAGGTCAGGCTCCGGTCCTCAGCTGAGTTTGGCATGTTGAAAGCCAGATTGTACAATGCGGACAGGGCCCAGGCCGCAGCTCTTCTTGCAAAATCCAATGCAGCGCCACCGTCATAA